The DNA sequence TTAAGTACACAGAAGATGTCATAGTACGTGAAAGTCTTCTCCACGAGCTTCAACGTAGACTCTTCTTTTATTACAAAAATTAGCTGCttccaagatttttttttcttctacaaaATTCACATAccactaagagagagagagagagagagtatcttGGAGTATTCTAAAGAGAGTATATCACACCAACAACAATCAACAACTAATCAAGAGAGCCATTAGGCGAAAAGTTAAAAcccgaaaaatggagaaaaaatatattgtacCAAGAGGAAAAGGGAGGGTTCATTTTTTCTAGCCGAGCACGGTATATATGGTCTGAATTATGGTAAGCACGAAGAGGAGGAAGGCGGCAATGAGAGACAATATAACCCAAGGATTCCTGAAGTGGGTGTGCATGAGACTGGCCCTCCACTGGTGCCTCCTCTCCTTGCAGTATGCTCTGACCTTCTTGATCTCGCCACGGAGCCTGCTGCGCGGGTCGAGCATCAAGTCCTTGGCCAGCAAGTTGAACAGCTTGGCTGCCGCCTCGTCGCTCTCCATGTAATTCTCGATGATGCCCTCCTTGCGGAGCAGCGCAACGTCCCGCTCCTTATCGATGAGGTTGTCCATGAAGAAGATGTAGGACGTGACCTCGGTCCCAGCCTCGACGTGGAAGCGCTCAAACGCAATGAGGTTGAGGAACATGGACTCGGTGTCGTCGTCTACCACGATCGCGGGGAGCCTCAGGACCCCGCTGGCAAAGGAGATCTCCTTGAGGCTGTTGGTTTCGCTTTGCTCGAACTGGATCCCGTGCTCATGGAGCTCGGTGGCTGGTGGGATTGTCTCCTCGCTGGCGTTGATCTTACACGTTTTGTTCTCATTGAACTCCATCAGCATGCTCTTCCCGGAGTCGGTGCTGGTTTGCTTGAACTGGATCCCGTGCTCACGAAGCTCGGTGGCTGGTGGGATTACCTCCTCGCTGTCCTTgctcttcctctttttattCTTCTTGGACTCCATCAGCAGGCTCTTCCCGAAGACGTCCGGGACGTGCAGGCATGTTCCCATGCACGCGTTGTTCTGGTTGCCCATGCTCACCACTTGGTCCGGCTTGAGCTGGACCCGCTTCTTCCTGAAGACGTCCAGGACGTGCAGGCATTTTCCCGTGCTTGGATTGTTCTCGCTGGCTCCCCTGAACTTGAGGATGAGCCTGTTGATGTATTCTTCCTCCTGCAGTGTTGGAGTAAAGTCAGTTCAATTTCCCTTCCTCCGGATGTCATGTGGATTGTCCTTGAGTAAAAGGTATAAAAAGAAGTTTCTGATATCGGTTATAGATCAGGATTGGAGCATTAGATTTGATTCCTCTGAGATTGCCAAGATGTACTGCAAACCCAGTACGGCGGTTTACATGCGTGCGAAAAATCTCTCTTACGACGGAGCAAAATCTAAGGAACTAACCTTCTTGCCATTACACACGGCGACCAGCCGTTCCAGTAGCAGCATGGGAAGCTGATTCTCCAGCAGCAGCATGTCCCGTCCGATGACCGGAAGTATGTAAAGCCTCCCGTGATTGCTGAAGATGGGGTCGTTGGGCGCATAGTCTTCCATGAGGTCGTTGGGCGCATAGTGTTCCACCTCCTTATTTGCGAACCTCAGGATCTCGAGCATGAAGCAGCCGTCAGTGATCATCAGCTGCAGGAACCGGCCTGCCGCGCCCTCACCGTCCTTCCACATCGGGTCCAGCACATCGTAGCTTGCTTTGAGGTCCCCCAGCACCTCATTTAGGGACTCAAGGAAGGGCTCGAGGGGCTTCCTGGACCGCTTGAGGAAGTGGACAAGCGAGCGGCGCTTGTGTTCCTCCATGGGGAGGAGGTGTTTGGCGCCGTGGTGGTAGGGGCCGAAGGAGACAGCCCGTGGCCAGTAGGCCTCGCTTTTGAGGTCGGTGATGCGGGCAGGGACCCTGTAGATGGACCGCTTGTTCCAGTGCCGTTGGTCATCGGAGGTCTTGCTCTTGAGGCTCTCCTTGACTTGGACGATCCA is a window from the Rhodamnia argentea isolate NSW1041297 chromosome 8, ASM2092103v1, whole genome shotgun sequence genome containing:
- the LOC115727674 gene encoding UPF0481 protein At3g47200-like; this encodes MHPLHPNETNWIVQVKESLKSKTSDDQRHWNKRSIYRVPARITDLKSEAYWPRAVSFGPYHHGAKHLLPMEEHKRRSLVHFLKRSRKPLEPFLESLNEVLGDLKASYDVLDPMWKDGEGAAGRFLQLMITDGCFMLEILRFANKEVEHYAPNDLMEDYAPNDPIFSNHGRLYILPVIGRDMLLLENQLPMLLLERLVAVCNGKKEEEYINRLILKFRGASENNPSTGKCLHVLDVFRKKRVQLKPDQVVSMGNQNNACMGTCLHVPDVFGKSLLMESKKNKKRKSKDSEEVIPPATELPTELHEHGIQFEQSETNSLKEISFASGVLRLPAIVVDDDTESMFLNLIAFERFHVEAGTEVTSYIFFMDNLIDKERDVALLRKEGIIENYMESDEAAAKLFNLLAKDLMLDPRSRLRGEIKKVRAYCKERRHQWRASLMHTHFRNPWVILSLIAAFLLFVLTIIQTIYTVLG